The Rhopalosiphum maidis isolate BTI-1 chromosome 4, ASM367621v3, whole genome shotgun sequence region CAGTTTACGGCTTAAAAATACAGATGATACATTCAGCTTAATTGATTACTCGCGACTACATGCGTTTATTAAACAGTCAACGTTTTATAATGGTGTCATAAGCTTACCCCATTAATAACAACAGAAGGAATTTGAGCCGATCGTGGTAAAACGCTCTGTGTCCGATTGTTATACTGAACCATTAACGAATCGCTCAATtctctgtttataaaacatttcttaATCTTGCCGTAATATTCATCGTATAAACCCATATTTCTCGTACactaaaattaagaataaatgaataaaaatcacatgttcaaaatattgtaagttgtgtaatgttatttgtactaataaaattgaaatacatgTTCTATAttacaaatgattttttttattccatcatattattataataataataatcacacaGGTTATCTATCATTAAACGctcattgaatttaataatttaaactttaacaaaataatttcatctatttgaaatacttatattacactGTTTATCAATTTTCCAGTTACCCTTGACAAATTGTAGAATATGATcacaataatactttattttaatataattataataagtcgattgtaatatatgaattataaatgaataattgtattataaataaacttaaatatgacACATATTTGGAGAAAAATAgcaaaagatttttattgttattcatttttatttttagctttaAAGTCAACtgagaaatgtatttattttataatgtaacgaTGTTTCATTTTCAAGcaaagatttattattgaaaatttaaattttctaattaatttgatattttattcatgaGCACAAACAATTATACCTGATAAGCACAGTTTTCACGGAATTAGGATTCATTTTTCAGATGcggcgatataatattattgacaaataattgaattaagataataaatgtaacttGAATTGttagtcaaatattatatatgttctgtacatttatttcggataaaatgttaaaatataacactgatttgtatatattactataagtaataatgcaaattgtaagatatttatgcattttcaaaataaaataatgagtttatAGTGGTACGATATAGAAACCAgaaggttttatatttttggaaatttgaaTTGTTATAACCATAGAAatctatagataaatatattttttgatattctaATAAACCGATATAGTTATCATTCAACTATTAAATCAATCTTCGAttcttgttatttaattataaagtataatatttaaggaataatttaattgaaaaattttaaattctaatatgaAAATCGTTTTACTTCAAATTTAAGATCGTAATTGGTTTCCGTGATTTTCACCGGATGAAATTTAACTGTACtatgtagtataaatattgtatattatgcattttcgtacaatttacaaaaacttCACTAaccaaacaaaattatcagagtgcctattacattataaattagtgaaaaaaattcttactTGATATCCCGAATGTCTTTCACTTGTAGAACTCATGTAACAAACCAAATAATTAGCCAATATTTGCAGTTTGGATGGTAATACATGAATGCTACACGCTtgccatttatttttcatacattcaGTCAATCCCtttttacatttgaaaaaccattttccttcaaataattttttctgtaatgtttagaataatataatatataagggttaaaatttaaatacatatagttacaaatataaaaacattaaaaacaaaatataaattattttcattaaataatgatcTCGACAacgaactatataaataatttgtaattgtttaaataggcAATAATTATCGAATTCACTCACGTCGGCATTTCCAAAAGGCACGAAATCAAAGttgacatatttttgaaatttcgcTAAACTTGGTCCTATTTGATCTTTGAATAAATCTACAGAATCCAAGCATAAACTATCGTAGTATATTGACACagttattttctgaaaaaaaaaatggtgcaaatattaataattttatttctaatttcttCCAAAACCAACAATTAAAGCATTGGAAGTGTTGTTTTACTCACGGGTGcagaattttgattttcaacgtGAGGCACATCGTATAAAGGTTTTATCAACACCTTTTTAGTGCCAGCTAAATCCATCGAACtagttttagtaattattactaataaaaatatgacggAAAATGCAGTACTAGCAATCATTTCTAAGGATAGCTTATTACAACCTATAGAACAGTCGTACtcggtaaaattattaaatgattgtaAAACCGTTTTAATCGCGCCTATATAACCACACAGTATGTTCCTTGTCCGTTTATCTACAAACGATTATTTTTACGTGTGTGTATAGGTATGGGTACTCGAGACATTGTACTTtgtttatgcatataataatagtaaaaaatcatttgtgtagaatgaaaatatacctactgccGTAAAATcggatgatatattttttatctcaaacggttaggtatttaattaataaaaaccgtTGTGTTCGATTACGGCATCCATTAAAGgccatatacctacataataatatatgtttgtaataataaacaagatcttgaaattaattgattCTTTTACAGTCTAATATTCGTATGAGTAGGAACTAAAACCAAAGCGAAACTATTTGGGTAAAATTGATGAGAgtgcctataatatattttattccagAATTTTGACTCTAGGGGTACTTATGTTATGTTGTATTACCatatggttttaataatactcatattaaaaaaaaattaatttaatgttctttgaaaaattgtgtttCTTTAGTCTATCATATagctgtttaaaaaaattgttttataaaatttaattttcgaaataaaaatcattgattagtatttgaatatatatctatgtacaaaattgttttatattattgtgtttgtgtATTTTTGATAGTTTATTACATCAGATTGATCATTTTAAACAgtacattttaactatttattcacATACAACGAATTAGTATAACAAGTTGGCAGttacttattgtaatatttggtACGTCTGTTCTCTAAATATTtcgttgttatttattaattaaaataaataaataaatagttttaaattaattttataccaattagtaattaccaaatttaattaaaaacaatatcaaaaaaaaattttgaatgctGGTTTTTAGACTATAGGATCAAGTACTGCTTCCGCCTAACTACCCCACTCCCAATAACAACGTCaattcttaaaattgaatattttatactaaattgcTATAAAGCCAGTGGTGTAGTGGAGGGTATACGCGGGTATACGGCGTATACCCAAAATgctaaaattcttaaatgcgTAAaggaaagaaaataaaacaaatactcgGGTATACGGTCGTAGCTTTTTGGATGATAACCATATTaccacaatttattaataatatacttataatttgaacatttctaattattttttttttttattctcatgACTCCAAGAGAATTGGTGTAccagaataattaattatgattaattataaaatgataagaaataataggaaaatttaaaattgtccaaacgtcaaaacaaatatttaaaattaaattaatattatgagtttTGACGACGGCAATATGGTCTGTAGGTATAAGACATgagaaaaatgaaatacaacaACTGGACcgtagatttttattaaatatatctgtaCTAGTACAAGGAATGAGAaactttattcataataatacaatgaatgAAGAAATACaggaattaaataaacttataaaaacatcGGTAGTTACTACAGCAGAATGTGAACGGGGAtttagtttaatgtttaatgaacataatatgttcAGATCTAAGATCTAAATtgacagtaaaaaatataacaaatcttatgtttatcaatataaacgGGCCACCTCTTAGTTTATGAACAAGGGTGGATCCAGCATGTATTTACGGTCGGGGCactttataagaaaaattatataatatagatattagatatagcccctcataaaaaaaaaccatatgataagaatttatgtttgttaatatgtattattttttttctaacggAGGTGGCACTTGCACCCAGTGCCCCCCCTGGATCCGCCCTTGTATATAAAATCCAACCAAATATGTTGGAATTATAAGCTGGCTGTAGCAGCACAGATTGGCCGATGATAACTGTTCAAGGAAAGTGGAgccattagaaaataaaagtggaaaattttttaaattataaataaatacatttgctataatggaattatatattattatgtatttaaatatatttataataatagataaatttaagttaattagtaTACGGGTGGTGTGGAGGCAGAGCCCCCCACGTATTACATATTTCTCAATTTAGGTGTAtacccaaaaaaatatttacgactACATCACTGTATAAAGCCTTTAGCCTATATGGCtataaggtatatttattGGCTACTATGTACAACCGTACACTTTAATGTCactttactatacatatttaatgacTGCGTGGAGTGTAAACAGTCTTTAGCTACTGTCGGTTGATACTTCAATAGAAAATTAtgaacataaaatgtttttaagacTCAAGTACCTACTCGAGATTTGAATGCTTCAGTAAGCCACTCGACATTATTCAGAAACACTCTATAAATGAAACGCGTATTACAACTATTTCGACTattgaagtaataataataaatattcaaacataaaaatgtaaataaatgttgacATCAGTTTGCTAACGATTTGTTTTTcagtaatattgttaaaataacgaattatttttgtgacGTTTGATTCTACTAAATAGATTGATGAGTTGTAATAATTTGTCGCTTTACGCACTAAATAATGTGGTTTTAGGCTGAAaagctaaattataaaacggtCTTCTAACTGTAATAGAGCTGCAAAGAAAAGAAATGTTTAACGTCCGTAGCGAAATTGTAATTCAAAGACACCGTCATAAGTCTAGGACAAAAagttcgaaaattaaatctttattactacccaataataattacttacgtGAATTTTCATCGATCACAAGCTTACATGGCATAATGTATTTGGGTGAACCCAAAAGACCTCTATTGGAAAGGTGAGTAAAAACAACCAATAATCAAACAATGGTGGCTATGTCTAAAAATTAAGGTGTACTGAAAAATGATTACAAAACACCAGTCGTTATCACCTACCCATTGTAtaacattacatataatttgtatttaatatactagttTGTGATGATAGTGTGTCGGGGTgatgataaattaaagttttaaaattcctTTGAATGTATATGTTATGAATTCTTTATACGGTCCAAATAAAGTGAAAACTAGTTGTTGCGTTCATTTTAGTGGAAATCATTTTAATGACATGATACATAGTGCAGGTATattgcaatttattaatatatatatatgaatataaacattaaatatataaaatatgtatatatatatcaaagtcaaaacttttaaaattgtattttattggtaatatTTCTAATCCCCAATTGTTTtcgattaatatataatatcgtaagtcgcgacataataatataatatttattaagatatattatactctatagtctatacatagtcatatatatatatatatatatacgtttatgatttgtttatctgtatttatatttgtatatataatattttttaatgcaatcatgtgatttataataattattttcttatcgcttttttttttaaaagtgtattttaaCTCGGGATAATATTGttctaagtatttattattttttttttatattaatattatatactttatgagGTAACCTTATGAGTCAAGTTGCATCAATAAGTCAAAATCACATTTAAACATTCTAAACTAAGAAAATAatgagaattatttttattaaaatatataaaaacatgttgtgataagtatatatatatatttaaatacgaaaaattaaatttttgtcaaaagcacaatatttttaataaataagttaaatattgaacattaataaatttagatatCTGCCTAATCGTATTGAATTCGAATAAAACTGATTTAACAAACAGTGAAATTAAGTCAAAAATAAGTCTTTAATTtgtagtttttcattttttatttttaatatggatattttttatgatattatttatatgatgttaattttttagggttttttGGATAGGTGTTATGTCTTTGGTGATGTCCCTATGTGGCTtgcaaatttatcaattatacagTAATTGGTTGAGTAGTAGAACGATATTGACGTTGGATAACAACAAGTATGGCATATGGGACCTGCCGTTTCCGGCAATTACATTCTGTAGTGATATTCAGCTTCAACATATCGACAATAGGACAATCGGAAACGATacgtttaataagtaatactactaataataattattatctttaaaattatatatgtattatatattaattatatatttttgattttagagaAACCGAagatgtaataaatttattgtgtaataagtttgaactttataaaaatgtgactttaaaaattattgattcaaAATATTGGGAACACGTGATTAAGGTTAgacaaattttattcaatttttattatttgctaagttttctataaagatatattatatatttttaaatgtaatttaaatatgtgatatttaagacataaactatatttttagtttattatagtataacgaAATCGCTTATTAGGACTAACACATTTTTccgttataaatagttatcaaTTTTAGAGTGCTTAAAAAACTACTGCATATATTTAAACGGGGACTATTAACATTTTCCATTGAAATAAGCCATAAGGAGAGTTCCATCTTTAgaggatttattataataaagttttactctatatttatctaattaaaaatatatttatatgtatttgtactacttaaaatgatacaataatacaatgttttaaatcgtaaaatagttcactacatatataaaacaatgttagcattagcaataaataaatatataattgtatatattataatatatagtatgacATCAATACGTGTTCTtagttattaactaaattataaccaataacATGGAGTAATTaatcaactattttaaaataatttttcaaatttttatgataacatttttaagacattataatattataaataatagtcacatttttattgtatttctatATCTAAGcagttgtgtgtgtgtgtgtgggggAGGGGTGTTTTAAGCGCATTAAATATTCCTACCCCTAATTATTgctatataatacagtacaatacctgttgtttttaaatgagaCGAGTTACAGCCTGCAACTTACAGGATAATACTTAtgcgttttattttaactttaagaaTCATAAGactgattgtaaaaatttGATCCCGATGTTATTTTGGATTCAAGACGAAATATACTCGCCTTGTGATTATATCCAACCGATAATAACATCATACGGCCTgtgttattcaattaatatgattCCTCATCATCAGTTGTTGCACAATAATTATCTTCAAtcgtaagtattaaaattgtatatttagtaCCTACATCGTCATAATATAACCAGTGCAGGATTTAGGAAAACGAAAAAATGCAGAGAAAACGCACTGAGCCTTAGGCTAAGTTTGTTTTAGGGGGTCTCAGATTGATGcactagatttttaaattttatgaagtgataattaattattgagaaTATCGAATTATtgtcaagaaaaaaattattttaagaaattatattattaagtgacTTGATTTAAAGGAACTTATGACTCATGAGCCATGAGGTACTTACatagtcaaaatatatttttttaaatccatcTTCTCTTTTatataccataaaaaattaatgtatcaaataacttataaaaagatATTTGTTAAGATACCTCCTATATTAGTAATTGCACACCGGTCTTCTGAACCTTAGATCCAGCACTgattgtatgaatataatgttatgtacaaTAGATCGATTCACATGATTTCATtccaatactaataatattgcttGTCCTACGCAgaacatcatttttaaacttgaCACAAGCCGATATCATAGCAAAGAAAAATCAAACCATCTGGACCCCAGAAACTGGTTACAGTCCAAACGCAACCCCGTTTGACGTACCATGGAGAGTGACGGGCGATACCGTCGACAATGCGGTTCGgttgatttttgatttgacGAACAAGAATTTAGGAGACCATTGTCCGAAAAGAGATTCTGGACTAACGGTATACcgattattatcgtatattttatttgatttattctaccaaattaattgtatttttcaatttaattgtttcattATTGTGGCATAGAGGCAGGGTCGTACGCAGAAAAAAGTTTTGAGgggtgtttttgaaaatcagttattgaaaagtagaactttttttaataaatatacaaaatttttttatgaaaattaggtatacttgaaatacttttttaaatacaaacattaaaataataaaattaacattaaaatttaataagtaaatagcCATTCAAAAAACTAAGTATTGCGGGGGGGGGGGTGTTTGAATACCCAAAAACCCCCTTATGTACGTGCCAGCATAGTGTAAGACTAGCGAAAGATGCGAAGGTAAAAGTGATGTAGTTGTATATCATTTCATTACCTATATGATAGAGTAGGTAAATgagtaaaatatcattaatattaataatataggtagattTATAAGTGGATTATACGCATCATTGCATCAATATATATGGTTATGTCTGCATATGTGTAAGTACGTCGAACCCGTGCAGATACTtgctttaatataaaatcaaacttaTTGCAttgataagatattttatcatttttaatttcgccaactatatgtctatatctatcaaattattttatattattaaattcatatttttattttaaattctatattttaaaattatttataccatgtacttaatttttttaaacaaatattcaccaacttactaaattaaaaataaactcaatTCAAATGAATCATCATAACCCATTTGTTACATCTATGCATACGTTTATGACTACTTaaagcttataataatatatatactcgcCTTTAATTTAGTGGTTAAAGTGATTCGAAACAAGTACATTGGGTCACTAAGAGAAGATATTAAAATggtctaaataataatcactaaTCAGTATACATGTTCATtcctcttaaaaaaattattttaaaggcatatattttttgtttacccCGTAAATACAATGCTGTGATAGGTAAGTCttagatatgtatatatatatatatattctaatacttactgtttttataaaaatcattttacatCTACAATCTACTGAcaaagtcatattattatctataattaaaattgaatgtaaaatttaaaataaaatatagcgaAATAGTATCGTGTGGTATATTGCGACCACTGTCACAAATCTAGTGGTGTATTTGTCTTTGTCGtttctatataaatact contains the following coding sequences:
- the LOC113549166 gene encoding gamma-interferon-inducible lysosomal thiol reductase-like, with the protein product MIASTAFSVIFLLVIITKTSSMDLAGTKKVLIKPLYDVPHVENQNSAPKITVSIYYDSLCLDSVDLFKDQIGPSLAKFQKYVNFDFVPFGNADKKLFEGKWFFKCKKGLTECMKNKWQACSIHVLPSKLQILANYLVCYMSSTSERHSGYQCTRNMGLYDEYYGKIKKCFINRELSDSLMVQYNNRTQSVLPRSAQIPSVVINGVYNENEQDEAKYNIGNVICKYLHPKPAGIC
- the LOC113548480 gene encoding pickpocket protein 28-like produces the protein MFNVRSEIVIQRHRHKSRTKSSKIKSLLLPNNNYLREFSSITSLHGIMYLGEPKRPLLERVFWIGVMSLVMSLCGLQIYQLYSNWLSSRTILTLDNNKYGIWDLPFPAITFCSDIQLQHIDNRTIGNDTFNKETEDVINLLCNKFELYKNVTLKIIDSKYWEHVIKNHKTDCKNLIPMLFWIQDEIYSPCDYIQPIITSYGLCYSINMIPHHQLLHNNYLQSTSFLNLTQADIIAKKNQTIWTPETGYSPNATPFDVPWRVTGDTVDNAVRLIFDLTNKNLGDHCPKRDSGLTLIVHSPVDVPVGIQPTAYVTGSSMLSVALSLNIIRTSHKIKTWAPKLRNCYFQHEKKLKFFKIYTLHNCEIECRANNTFNICGCNAYFQPRDPGVPVCGTDSLECIRESSTIGYSIFKKTLNMSINIKGCNCLPSCTSVQYDFETVEFFRNWTTNSTKPKLVLTEESALVMIYFKRKYVIDIQKTPLMPFNELLGNIGGLFGLFLGCSIISFFEILYFFVIRLYFDRRNRRKAKSKIMPSFILES